The following coding sequences lie in one Enterococcus sp. 9E7_DIV0242 genomic window:
- a CDS encoding sugar ABC transporter permease, which translates to MKANKKKRKRKSRSSNMAYLFILVPVILLLFFNIIPIFMAIYYSFTDYSVVAAPKWLGLENYSKILDDKYFGIALKNTLVYTALYVPLGLLTSLGAAMLLNTKKKAVSMFRTFFYIPALCSSVATGTIWYWLLNPQMGLFNKILGMFGVAGPAWLYDSQWAMLAIVIMSVWMGMGANMMIFLAGLQGINPALYEAADIEGANAFQKFWSITRPQLSKVTFLVVTQLLIGAFQVFDQAYMLTQGGPGNATITIVYYIYNEGFGSLKMGYASAMSMVLFVVIFVFAMINTKVTNNENG; encoded by the coding sequence ATGAAGGCAAACAAAAAGAAGAGGAAGAGAAAATCGCGAAGCAGTAATATGGCTTATTTGTTCATTTTAGTGCCGGTCATTCTATTATTATTTTTTAATATCATTCCGATTTTTATGGCCATCTATTACAGCTTTACTGATTATAGTGTGGTTGCTGCTCCGAAATGGCTAGGGCTTGAAAACTATTCAAAGATCTTAGATGATAAGTATTTTGGTATCGCACTTAAAAATACGCTGGTTTATACCGCACTATATGTTCCTTTAGGATTGCTTACCTCATTGGGGGCAGCCATGCTTTTAAACACAAAAAAGAAAGCGGTATCAATGTTTCGGACGTTCTTCTATATCCCGGCATTATGTTCCAGTGTAGCTACAGGGACGATCTGGTATTGGCTGTTGAATCCGCAAATGGGACTCTTCAATAAGATTTTAGGGATGTTTGGTGTTGCCGGTCCGGCTTGGTTATATGATTCTCAGTGGGCGATGCTGGCCATTGTTATCATGAGTGTTTGGATGGGCATGGGAGCTAACATGATGATTTTTCTTGCCGGTCTGCAAGGGATTAATCCAGCATTATATGAGGCAGCGGATATTGAAGGGGCAAACGCGTTCCAAAAATTCTGGTCTATCACAAGACCTCAATTATCTAAGGTGACCTTTTTGGTCGTAACACAGTTATTGATTGGCGCTTTTCAAGTGTTCGACCAAGCCTATATGCTGACACAAGGTGGACCGGGGAATGCTACGATAACGATTGTTTATTATATCTACAACGAAGGCTTTGGGTCTTTAAAAATGGGGTACGCATCGGCCATGTCGATGGTATTGTTTGTGGTGATTTTTGTCTTTGCAATGATTAACACGAAAGTCACGAATAATGAGAACGGATAA
- a CDS encoding LacI family DNA-binding transcriptional regulator, with amino-acid sequence MTAIYKKIYSEIKQKITTGDYEVGEKLPTDKELAETYGTSVMTVSKALNLLKNEQLISRKPKLGSVILHHQESTQEVRRIGFVITDFGDVFGTEILKGVLSSDKDVEIVLKISHGNVELEERCIMELLDLKVSGIILLPCSTKFISSIVLNLVSKNFPLVVLDRPVDYIPASSIESGNKQGMLLAMNHLFENGHENIALISSSDYVKSVSDRIEGYVYSFLTREKKTNESYILSNIDSTLLNSDHSAEKDIERIAAFLEEHPELTAIVTTEYSIANLLYRVLKEKGLSVPDDLSIICFDSPETKYFHELYFTHVKQQQFNMGQQAVDLVLRNDETIQKIVLDCELVEGNSVRNITSSKSKN; translated from the coding sequence ATGACAGCCATCTATAAAAAAATATATTCGGAAATAAAACAAAAAATAACTACTGGTGATTACGAGGTGGGAGAGAAGCTCCCAACGGACAAAGAACTAGCTGAGACATATGGTACGAGTGTCATGACCGTCAGCAAGGCTCTGAATTTATTAAAAAATGAACAGTTGATTTCCAGAAAACCTAAGCTGGGCTCTGTTATTCTACATCATCAAGAATCCACCCAAGAAGTTAGACGAATCGGTTTTGTTATTACTGATTTCGGTGACGTTTTTGGAACTGAGATACTAAAAGGGGTCCTTTCATCCGATAAAGATGTGGAAATCGTTCTCAAAATTTCTCATGGAAATGTAGAGCTTGAGGAAAGATGTATTATGGAGCTATTAGATTTAAAAGTTTCCGGAATCATTTTGCTGCCTTGTTCGACAAAATTTATCTCATCGATCGTATTGAATCTGGTCAGCAAAAATTTCCCACTCGTTGTGCTTGATCGCCCGGTTGATTATATCCCGGCTTCCAGTATTGAAAGTGGTAATAAGCAAGGCATGCTTCTCGCAATGAACCATCTTTTTGAAAATGGACACGAGAACATTGCACTGATCAGTTCATCAGATTACGTAAAAAGTGTCTCTGATCGAATCGAAGGCTATGTCTATTCCTTTTTGACTAGGGAAAAGAAAACCAATGAATCCTATATTTTGAGCAATATTGATTCCACCCTACTCAATTCTGATCACAGCGCTGAAAAAGATATCGAGAGGATCGCCGCCTTTTTGGAAGAGCATCCGGAATTGACGGCCATCGTAACCACAGAATACTCGATTGCCAATCTGCTCTACCGTGTTCTAAAAGAAAAAGGGCTTTCTGTTCCTGACGACCTATCGATCATCTGCTTTGATAGTCCTGAGACCAAGTACTTCCATGAGCTTTACTTTACCCATGTGAAGCAGCAACAGTTCAATATGGGACAACAGGCTGTGGACTTGGTTCTGCGAAATGATGAAACCATTCAAAAAATTGTTCTTGATTGTGAGTTGGTTGAAGGGAACTCTGTCCGAAATATAACTAGTAGTAAATCAAAGAACTGA
- a CDS encoding glycoside hydrolase family 125 protein — MAYKEIPLSVKQFMAAITEKCETTHEDWAKNFNAAFANTLLTTVNKQSDGTTFVLTGDIPAMWLRDSTAQVRPYLVIAKEDPELAAMIAGLVKRQFFYITIDPYANAFNEGPNGAGHQEDHTDMKDWIWERKYEIDSLCYPIQLAYLLYKNTGCVEQFDEQFVQGVKKILEVFALEQDHQHSTYTFERDIVGGSRPEDTLIRSGRGAEVTPCGMTWSGFRPSDDACIYGYLVPSNMFAVVVLGYLEEIFTQILSDPNIVAAAKKLKEAIQEGIETYGITLNQSGEKVFAYEADGAGRAVVMDDSNVPNLMSAPYLGYISSDDPIYQETRRTILSKENPYYYEGTYAKGIGSSHTPPNYIWPIALSMEGLTSDNKREKERILNLLTATDAGTNLMHESFDVDAPESYTREWFSWANMMFCELLMDYFDIRVEK, encoded by the coding sequence ATGGCATATAAAGAGATTCCGTTGTCAGTTAAGCAATTCATGGCGGCAATTACGGAAAAATGTGAAACTACCCATGAAGATTGGGCCAAAAATTTTAATGCAGCCTTTGCCAACACTTTGTTGACAACTGTAAATAAGCAATCGGATGGAACGACGTTTGTTCTTACGGGTGATATTCCGGCGATGTGGCTAAGAGATTCCACAGCGCAGGTTAGACCGTATTTGGTGATTGCTAAAGAAGATCCGGAGCTGGCAGCAATGATCGCCGGATTGGTAAAAAGACAGTTTTTCTATATCACGATCGATCCATATGCAAATGCTTTTAATGAAGGACCAAATGGCGCCGGACATCAGGAAGACCACACAGACATGAAGGATTGGATATGGGAAAGAAAATACGAAATAGATTCGTTATGTTACCCAATTCAGCTTGCCTATCTTTTATATAAGAATACAGGCTGTGTTGAGCAATTCGATGAACAGTTTGTGCAAGGAGTTAAAAAAATCCTTGAGGTCTTTGCTTTAGAGCAGGATCATCAGCATTCGACTTATACCTTTGAACGGGATATCGTTGGAGGAAGCAGGCCGGAGGATACATTGATTCGCTCAGGGCGAGGGGCAGAGGTTACACCTTGTGGCATGACTTGGTCTGGTTTCAGGCCGAGTGATGATGCGTGTATTTATGGGTATCTTGTTCCTTCGAATATGTTTGCAGTCGTAGTTCTGGGCTATCTGGAGGAAATATTTACACAGATATTGTCTGATCCGAACATAGTAGCAGCTGCTAAAAAACTAAAAGAAGCTATTCAAGAAGGGATCGAAACGTATGGCATCACATTAAATCAAAGCGGCGAGAAAGTATTTGCGTATGAAGCAGATGGAGCCGGACGAGCAGTCGTAATGGATGACAGCAATGTTCCAAACTTGATGTCCGCACCTTATTTAGGGTATATTTCATCAGACGATCCAATCTATCAAGAAACCAGACGAACCATTTTGAGTAAGGAAAATCCTTATTATTATGAGGGCACATATGCTAAGGGGATAGGTTCTTCTCATACACCACCTAATTATATCTGGCCAATTGCTCTTTCTATGGAAGGCTTGACATCGGATAACAAGCGTGAGAAGGAACGAATTTTGAACCTGTTGACAGCGACGGATGCCGGAACAAATTTGATGCACGAATCCTTTGATGTAGATGCACCGGAAAGCTATACGCGGGAATGGTTCTCTTGGGCCAATATGATGTTTTGCGAATTGCTGATGGATTACTTCGACATTCGGGTAGAAAAATAG
- a CDS encoding ISL3 family transposase → MDKNTRLLLGLTDKHLSFGENWLEYSHSKGVKAQVIKATLTYIPTHCRNCGIKNQGQIIKNGYHRTYTQLPVFNGRLTLLELKRSRFRCHECHATFHAQTELVEEHHHLSKQLCLQIMLDLKKNVSRKEIAQKHFVSDVTVLRLMEELATSYSPNWRFLPKILCIDEFKSMKSCEGAMSFICVNGETNKILEVLEDRRLTHLTRHFMRYTKEARENVKYLVMDMNASYDQLLKSVFPNAQLVTDRFHIVQQMNRALNQLRIKTMNAFRHSSPLEQKQYRRLKRYWKLLLKDSSELDSQHRPYHSLFKRPLTQTDIVDELLSYDSTLRIAYDTVQFLKYAFTHRDAKRFFEELDTLDPRLPFWFKKKLRFFKKHRQGITNAFSFSFSNGITEGLNNKIKVIKRVAYGYRNFYHFRSRIYIVQGLVFSQD, encoded by the coding sequence ATGGATAAGAATACCAGATTATTGCTTGGACTAACAGATAAACATCTCTCCTTTGGAGAGAATTGGCTTGAATACAGTCATTCAAAAGGTGTTAAGGCTCAGGTCATCAAAGCAACACTTACGTATATACCTACACATTGTAGAAACTGTGGCATTAAAAATCAAGGACAGATCATCAAAAACGGTTACCATCGGACATATACTCAATTACCTGTTTTTAATGGTCGCTTGACATTATTGGAGCTGAAACGTTCACGCTTTCGTTGTCATGAGTGTCACGCTACTTTTCACGCTCAAACAGAGTTAGTTGAAGAGCATCATCATTTATCGAAGCAGCTCTGTCTCCAAATCATGCTTGATTTAAAGAAAAATGTTTCTAGGAAAGAGATTGCCCAAAAACATTTCGTTTCAGACGTGACGGTTCTTCGCTTAATGGAAGAGCTAGCTACTTCTTATTCTCCAAACTGGCGATTTCTTCCAAAAATTTTATGTATTGATGAATTCAAATCAATGAAATCTTGTGAAGGAGCCATGAGTTTTATTTGTGTTAATGGAGAAACCAACAAGATTCTTGAAGTCCTTGAAGACCGACGGTTAACACACTTAACCCGACACTTTATGCGTTACACAAAAGAAGCTCGAGAAAACGTAAAGTACCTGGTCATGGACATGAATGCGAGCTATGATCAATTACTCAAGTCTGTGTTTCCAAATGCCCAACTCGTCACTGACCGATTCCACATTGTCCAACAGATGAATCGAGCGTTAAATCAACTGCGGATAAAGACAATGAATGCCTTTCGGCATTCCTCACCGCTAGAACAGAAGCAATATCGTCGACTCAAACGGTATTGGAAGTTACTCTTAAAAGATTCCTCTGAACTTGATAGTCAACATCGTCCCTATCATTCACTGTTCAAACGTCCATTAACTCAAACAGATATTGTCGATGAATTACTCAGCTATGATTCAACCTTGCGCATTGCTTACGATACTGTTCAATTTCTCAAATATGCCTTTACTCATCGAGACGCCAAGCGTTTCTTTGAAGAACTTGATACACTAGATCCCCGACTGCCTTTCTGGTTCAAAAAGAAATTGAGATTCTTCAAGAAGCACAGACAAGGAATTACCAATGCGTTCAGTTTTTCTTTTTCTAATGGCATTACAGAAGGGTTGAACAACAAGATTAAGGTAATCAAACGAGTGGCTTATGGCTACCGCAATTTCTATCATTTTCGTTCACGTATTTACATTGTTCAAGGTCTTGTTTTTTCTCAAGATTAA
- a CDS encoding sulfatase-like hydrolase/transferase has translation MSKKPNILFIVTDQQRKDTLSAYGESLCQTPSLDELAEQSLVFENAYTTCPICTPARGSMQTGLYPMHHGMLTNSYNYGNMVQELPDSPELLSRRLETAGYQIGYTGKWHLGTGAENVRKDEYIQRYMGTIQFAELDTHEKAGPTTVGYQGDDFPGHGLGGYIYPEYRQYLKDNELEVKIENIVSGNYMGHEAGEITSGLSSTIEHYLVERSKHWLDQFKEKDDPWFFQLNFWGPHEPYYAPTEFLDLYRDVTIEPWQNYQGDSDNKPKIHDVKRANDTSWKEFEPYLKHYYANMTNIDYQIGRLIDYLKENQLYEDTLIVFISDHGESLGIHDGLCDKAIFMYEEIVSIPMLIKSPQQEEQKRTPALVNLCDLYSTILEAAGWERSKVQRDGYSLMPILAEEQQTVRESIVVECSGIGSLMFSQRMLRKESWKYVFNSGDIDELYDLAGDPGELINLIDEQPEKVEELQGELEKWMEENQDNLIFEFRQLRRR, from the coding sequence ATGAGTAAAAAGCCAAATATATTATTTATTGTAACGGATCAGCAACGGAAGGATACACTATCAGCTTATGGAGAATCGCTGTGCCAAACTCCTTCTTTAGATGAACTGGCTGAGCAGTCTCTTGTTTTTGAAAATGCGTATACAACCTGTCCGATTTGTACACCGGCACGTGGTTCAATGCAGACGGGGCTGTATCCAATGCATCATGGAATGCTGACGAATTCTTATAATTATGGAAATATGGTACAGGAGTTGCCGGATAGCCCGGAGCTTTTGAGTCGACGCTTGGAAACAGCCGGCTATCAAATTGGCTATACTGGAAAATGGCATCTTGGAACAGGAGCAGAGAATGTTCGAAAAGATGAGTATATTCAACGCTATATGGGAACAATTCAATTCGCGGAGCTGGATACCCATGAAAAAGCAGGTCCGACAACCGTAGGATATCAGGGAGATGATTTCCCAGGGCATGGTTTGGGTGGTTATATTTATCCGGAATATCGTCAATATTTGAAGGACAACGAGCTGGAAGTCAAAATTGAGAATATCGTTTCCGGTAATTATATGGGCCATGAAGCTGGGGAAATCACTAGCGGCTTGTCTTCAACAATTGAGCATTATTTAGTTGAACGCAGTAAGCATTGGTTGGATCAGTTTAAAGAAAAGGATGATCCGTGGTTCTTTCAACTGAATTTCTGGGGGCCCCATGAACCTTATTATGCCCCGACAGAGTTTCTGGATCTGTATCGGGACGTCACGATCGAACCTTGGCAGAACTATCAGGGAGACAGTGACAATAAACCAAAAATCCATGATGTCAAGCGGGCAAATGACACATCGTGGAAAGAGTTTGAGCCTTATCTCAAACATTACTATGCCAACATGACAAATATTGATTATCAAATTGGCCGGTTGATCGATTATTTGAAAGAGAATCAATTGTATGAAGATACCTTGATTGTCTTCATTTCGGATCATGGAGAATCGTTAGGTATTCACGATGGACTCTGTGATAAAGCAATTTTCATGTATGAAGAAATCGTCAGTATTCCTATGCTTATCAAATCACCACAGCAGGAAGAGCAAAAACGCACTCCAGCACTGGTCAATCTTTGTGATTTATATAGTACGATTCTTGAAGCTGCCGGTTGGGAACGAAGTAAGGTACAGAGAGATGGCTACTCTCTGATGCCTATCTTAGCAGAGGAGCAACAGACTGTTAGAGAATCTATTGTTGTGGAGTGCTCGGGGATCGGTAGTCTTATGTTTTCACAACGGATGCTTCGTAAGGAGAGCTGGAAGTATGTTTTCAACTCTGGCGATATCGATGAGCTATATGATTTAGCAGGGGACCCGGGAGAGCTGATAAATTTGATTGATGAACAACCTGAAAAGGTTGAGGAATTACAAGGCGAGCTGGAAAAATGGATGGAGGAAAATCAAGACAATCTGATTTTTGAATTCCGTCAATTGAGAAGAAGGTAA
- a CDS encoding ABC transporter substrate-binding protein, producing MKKKVWLTLAAISACTLFAGCGSGKEDAAEPKSDEKKELIMWGSLSGTYEEQIDTLVDWYNESQEEYELKYVVQENVEEKLMTGTLGGELPDVILWDRFRTSTYAQKNVLLPLNEYIEKDDIALDDFVDAATEEMSFDDNQYGLPVLVDNRCLYYNKALLKEAGVEPPTTWAEMLKVAKATTKWDGNTLTQAGFSLDDVGLFNMWIQQAGGWMVDEKKDVTAFNDEHGKAVLDFWDDILNDSKVYQLGFNGSTDQFAAGKVAMMYNTTTMMKNYDDVDGLDYGVVEPLRGDNGDTGATMGGYGLVIPEKSGDKEAAWNFIKWWTGDAKIQKDFTEVSDYLPGRKDALQELQEVERYAPFAKAMDYARTRPSLLGYSNVEKLCCRPQFENFVAGKISADEALKAAEEEGNKVLEEN from the coding sequence ATGAAAAAGAAAGTATGGTTGACGCTCGCTGCGATAAGTGCATGCACATTGTTTGCAGGATGTGGGTCAGGAAAAGAAGATGCTGCAGAACCGAAAAGTGATGAAAAGAAAGAGTTGATCATGTGGGGTTCCTTAAGTGGAACCTATGAAGAACAAATCGATACCTTGGTTGACTGGTATAACGAATCTCAGGAAGAGTATGAGCTGAAATATGTCGTTCAGGAAAATGTGGAAGAAAAGCTGATGACAGGAACACTTGGTGGAGAGCTTCCCGATGTGATTCTTTGGGATCGGTTTAGAACTTCTACCTATGCCCAGAAAAATGTTTTGTTGCCGCTGAATGAGTACATCGAAAAGGATGATATCGCCTTGGATGATTTTGTGGATGCAGCAACGGAAGAAATGAGTTTTGATGACAATCAATATGGGCTTCCTGTGCTGGTTGATAATCGTTGCCTCTATTACAATAAGGCCTTGCTTAAAGAAGCGGGAGTGGAGCCGCCGACAACTTGGGCAGAAATGCTGAAGGTTGCGAAAGCAACAACAAAATGGGACGGCAATACATTGACTCAGGCTGGTTTTTCTTTAGATGATGTAGGGCTATTCAATATGTGGATTCAGCAGGCTGGTGGCTGGATGGTCGATGAGAAGAAGGATGTCACTGCTTTCAATGACGAACACGGAAAAGCGGTTCTTGATTTCTGGGATGATATCTTGAATGATTCAAAGGTTTATCAGCTGGGCTTCAATGGTTCGACGGATCAATTTGCAGCAGGTAAAGTGGCAATGATGTATAACACGACAACGATGATGAAAAACTATGACGATGTGGACGGACTGGATTATGGTGTAGTTGAGCCACTGCGAGGAGACAATGGTGATACAGGTGCAACAATGGGTGGCTATGGTCTGGTAATTCCTGAAAAAAGCGGCGACAAGGAAGCGGCTTGGAACTTCATCAAATGGTGGACCGGAGATGCAAAAATTCAAAAGGATTTCACTGAGGTTTCTGACTATCTGCCGGGAAGAAAAGATGCACTCCAAGAATTACAGGAAGTAGAGCGGTATGCACCATTTGCGAAAGCTATGGATTATGCACGCACACGTCCATCATTATTAGGTTATTCAAATGTAGAAAAATTATGCTGCCGTCCGCAATTTGAAAATTTTGTTGCTGGGAAAATTTCAGCAGATGAAGCACTGAAAGCAGCGGAAGAAGAAGGAAATAAAGTTCTCGAAGAAAATTAG
- a CDS encoding carbohydrate ABC transporter permease — MTIKRKSLQNCLWYVTVILVSITTVLPFVWTISTSLKTGSEILSGGMNFIPETFTLDNYAEVFNKMPFMTYLKNSLIVSLGGVVTNLFFGSLAGYAFAKLEFRGKKIIYIIFLMTMMIPSIVTMIPNFMVLRGFPLAGGNDITGQGGLGLINSYWSILLPGAAGALAIFFMRQFYEQLPDSLYEAARIDGASEFQIFMKVYFPLTFAPMATLGIMTFQARWNQFMWPLIVMNSEKMKTVQVGLAAFKYDFTTDFGPLMAGTIVSMIPSILLFMFAQKYYVQGIAESGIK, encoded by the coding sequence TTGACAATAAAAAGAAAAAGTCTTCAAAATTGCTTGTGGTATGTGACAGTCATTTTAGTCAGTATAACAACTGTACTACCGTTTGTATGGACGATTTCGACATCATTAAAAACCGGAAGTGAGATATTGTCTGGAGGAATGAACTTTATTCCTGAAACATTCACACTGGACAACTATGCAGAGGTTTTTAACAAGATGCCGTTTATGACTTATTTAAAAAATTCATTGATCGTATCATTAGGTGGTGTAGTCACGAACCTTTTCTTCGGTTCCTTAGCTGGCTATGCGTTTGCCAAGCTGGAGTTTCGTGGAAAGAAAATCATCTATATCATTTTTCTGATGACCATGATGATTCCGAGTATTGTGACAATGATTCCGAACTTTATGGTCTTGCGCGGTTTTCCACTTGCGGGAGGAAATGACATCACCGGACAAGGAGGCCTTGGTTTGATCAATTCCTACTGGTCGATTTTACTACCAGGTGCCGCGGGTGCATTGGCTATCTTTTTCATGCGCCAGTTTTATGAGCAATTACCGGACTCTTTATACGAGGCAGCCAGGATAGATGGTGCATCAGAATTTCAAATTTTTATGAAGGTTTATTTCCCATTGACGTTTGCACCGATGGCGACATTGGGGATTATGACCTTTCAAGCAAGATGGAATCAGTTTATGTGGCCGTTGATCGTTATGAATTCTGAAAAAATGAAAACGGTTCAAGTAGGGCTTGCCGCATTTAAATATGATTTTACGACGGATTTTGGTCCGTTGATGGCTGGGACGATCGTGTCTATGATCCCAAGTATTTTACTATTTATGTTTGCTCAAAAATATTATGTTCAGGGGATTGCTGAATCTGGTATTAAATAA
- a CDS encoding GNAT family N-acetyltransferase gives MLDKTIPYYEVWMARPVSESVQSVSLPDGFHFAFYQEGDEAEWAQIETAVLEFSEEQEALAYFDKAFAPFPEQLTQRMLFVENDRGEKVATCTAWWKAVNGQSVPLLHWLAVKPEYQGNGLAAALVANVTARFSELEPEKTVYLHTQTWSHVAIKLYQRFGYVLIPDNIDGSKNEDYSKALTVIEEQNQQK, from the coding sequence ATGCTAGATAAAACGATCCCTTATTATGAGGTATGGATGGCACGTCCGGTTTCTGAATCAGTACAATCAGTGAGCTTGCCGGACGGCTTTCATTTTGCTTTTTATCAGGAAGGCGACGAAGCAGAGTGGGCGCAGATTGAAACTGCTGTGTTGGAGTTTTCAGAGGAACAGGAGGCATTGGCCTATTTTGACAAAGCCTTCGCTCCGTTTCCTGAACAGCTGACTCAGCGGATGCTGTTTGTGGAAAATGATAGAGGCGAGAAGGTAGCGACCTGTACAGCTTGGTGGAAGGCTGTGAATGGTCAGTCTGTTCCGTTGTTGCATTGGTTGGCAGTCAAACCGGAGTACCAAGGAAATGGTCTTGCTGCAGCGCTCGTGGCAAATGTAACGGCACGCTTTTCTGAGCTTGAGCCTGAAAAAACGGTTTATTTGCATACTCAAACTTGGAGCCACGTAGCCATTAAGCTCTATCAAAGGTTCGGTTATGTATTGATTCCAGATAATATTGATGGCAGTAAAAATGAGGATTACTCGAAAGCGTTGACGGTCATTGAGGAGCAGAATCAGCAAAAATAG
- a CDS encoding peptidoglycan-binding protein, whose amino-acid sequence MKKITLTTAILLALLAATGCSADDKKETASSSSSTAQSSSATTESSSTAAADVTIADGSTKDSAPAEGTVYMRQLLTAPHGTKSFAVTNVTMNGDKILAVQLDEFQYVSPDDFTGVPNSDGAFGENYPTDTVLSSKRENDKAYSEMMADKGGASQGWAESMDAITAFAVGKTVSELEDTVKELDALGEDDSPADVVTGATFSDTSGYLQAIIDAATKGAISTGIKTSTEDLKEAQVLGAPHGDKSFSVTTVALDGDKLAAVSLDEFQYVDPASFGGVPNSDADFGADVQEGLVLSSKEANNDAYSKLMADKGGASQDWADSMDAIAEFALGKTVSELEASVKELDALGEDDSPADVVTGATFSDTSGYLQAVIDAMKAVK is encoded by the coding sequence ATGAAAAAGATTACTTTAACAACAGCAATTTTATTGGCATTATTAGCGGCTACTGGTTGTTCCGCGGATGACAAAAAAGAAACTGCAAGCTCAAGTTCTTCAACAGCACAAAGCAGTTCCGCTACAACAGAAAGCAGTAGCACTGCAGCAGCGGATGTAACTATCGCAGACGGTAGTACAAAAGATTCAGCACCAGCTGAAGGCACAGTGTATATGAGACAATTACTTACAGCACCACATGGGACAAAATCCTTTGCTGTAACGAACGTGACAATGAACGGTGATAAAATTTTAGCTGTTCAATTAGATGAATTCCAATATGTTTCTCCAGATGATTTTACTGGCGTACCGAACTCTGATGGTGCATTTGGCGAAAACTATCCAACAGATACAGTATTGTCTAGCAAACGTGAAAATGATAAAGCTTATTCAGAAATGATGGCAGATAAAGGTGGCGCGTCTCAAGGCTGGGCGGAAAGCATGGATGCTATTACTGCATTTGCTGTAGGCAAAACAGTATCAGAATTGGAAGATACTGTGAAAGAATTAGATGCTTTGGGTGAAGATGACAGTCCAGCAGATGTTGTGACAGGAGCAACCTTCTCTGATACATCAGGCTACTTGCAAGCAATCATTGATGCAGCAACCAAAGGAGCAATTTCTACAGGAATCAAGACTTCTACAGAAGACTTGAAAGAAGCACAAGTATTGGGTGCACCTCATGGAGATAAATCATTCTCTGTGACAACTGTAGCTTTAGATGGTGATAAATTGGCGGCTGTTTCATTGGATGAATTCCAATACGTTGATCCAGCATCATTTGGCGGTGTGCCAAATTCTGATGCTGACTTTGGGGCAGATGTTCAAGAAGGCTTAGTATTGTCTTCAAAAGAAGCGAACAATGACGCATACTCTAAACTGATGGCAGATAAAGGTGGCGCGTCTCAAGATTGGGCAGACAGCATGGATGCAATCGCTGAATTTGCTCTAGGAAAAACTGTTTCTGAGCTAGAAGCTTCAGTAAAAGAACTGGATGCTTTAGGTGAAGATGATAGCCCGGCAGATGTCGTGACAGGAGCAACCTTCTCTGACACATCAGGCTACCTGCAAGCAGTTATTGATGCAATGAAAGCAGTGAAATAA